A genomic stretch from Onychostoma macrolepis isolate SWU-2019 chromosome 02, ASM1243209v1, whole genome shotgun sequence includes:
- the xcr1b.2 gene encoding chemokine XC receptor 1, with protein sequence MEEFDLNISYDENYSYVNNGLIIICEVEDYNKTTSVFYATIFCLSILGNGFLVFALTCYEDLKRATNLFMFCLALFDLLFTLTLPFWCVELLHHWVFGDIACKIMTGAYFVGIYGSLILLTAMTLDRFIVVVVRSYWLTRSRRLKCSKAACVGAWIISLIACLRDSIAAKSQNMHISTYACKGTNTVDDNIGYYAQLILLFLVPFAIIVFCYTKIILTLMSTSTRQKYRTVILVLCIVIAFFICWGPYHIIIVLMSVYDFDPCEHYKLHVAFIVCRILAFSHCCMNPALYIVRGKYRNLLSSLLFCSPELRQSGLYRRATDPSDSRIHPYTNEGARETCEMQQTNVTELNTLKTL encoded by the coding sequence ATGGAGGAGTTTGACTTAAACATCAGCTATGATGAGAACTACTCATATGTGAATAATgggttaataataatatgtgaaGTCGAAGATTATAACAAGACCACCAGCGTGTTTTATGCCACAATCTTCTGCCTCAGCATCCTTGGAAATGGCTTCCTCGTGTTTGCGCTCACCTGCTACGAAGACCTGAAAAGGGCCACCAACCTTTTCATGTTCTGTTTGGCTCTTTTCGACCTTCTGTTCACACTGACGTTGCCTTTCTGGTGCGTGGAGCTTCTTCATCACTGGGTTTTCGGTGACATTGCCTGCAAGATTATGACCGGGGCCTATTTTGTAGGCATCTACGGAAGCCTCATCCTTCTCACAGCCATGACCCTCGACCGTTTTATTGTGGTTGTGGTCAGAAGTTACTGGTTAACACGGAGTCGAAGGCTCAAATGTTCAAAAGCTGCCTGCGTTGGTGCCTGGATCATAAGTTTGATTGCTTGCTTGAGAGATTCGATAGCCGCAAAGTCACAAAACATGCATATCAGCACGTACGCTTGTAAAGGCACCAATACGGTTGATGACAACATTGGATATTACGCGCAGCTCATTCTGCTGTTCCTCGTACCGTTTGCCATCATTGTTTTCTGTTACACCAAAATTATTTTGACCCTCATGTCAACATCGACCAGGCAGAAATACAGGACTGTGATTCTGGTGCTGTGCATTGTTATCGCTTTCTTCATATGCTGGGGGCCGTATCATATCATCATCGTGTTGATGTCCGTCTATGACTTTGATCCATGCGAACATTATAAGCTGCATGTTGCATTTATCGTCTGCAGGATTCTGGCATTTTCTCACTGCTGCATGAACCCGGCGCTGTATATTGTCAGAGGGAAGTACAGAAATCTCTTGTCAAGCTTATTGTTCTGCTCGCCTGAACTCAGGCAGTCAGGGCTCTACAGAAGAGCAACGGATCCCAGCGACTCCAGGATTCATCCGTACACCAATGAAGGAGCTCGAGAAACTTGTGAAATGCAACAAACAAACGTCACAGAGCTGAACACActgaaaacactgtaa
- the xcr1b.3 gene encoding chemokine XC receptor 1: MHGETSHEVFNISYDYDINYTYEEYYPLVTLEENIFSFRIINAICYMLIICISLPGNSFLLWVVLKKVGLSSSADCLLLHLTVSNLIFTFTLVPWTVNHIWGWIFGNLACMLFTWCIFLGLYSYMMFLTVMTVHRYVAVVYPVFASSVGNRSRIYMHISSAVAWLISVGFSLPEMIFSGTVDGPDGVFCVPNYNSMFVELFGYFTQIIVFFLLPFLVIVFCYTRMGFAILQSRMRGRNHAICIILSIAVGFFICWAPYNIFLFLFSLRSLGVFALSENVLEIIYCITHVLAYSHCCLNPLVHIFGGKKFRNYLPWSRGFRRLSQRFSMQTFSNPSSLSGQFHL, from the coding sequence ATGCATGGAGAGACTTCACACGAGGTCTTCAATATCAGCTATGATTATGACATCAACTACACATATGAGGAATATTATCCTTTGGTTACATTAGAGGagaatattttttcatttaggaTAATCAACGCCATTTGCTACATGCTCATCATCTGCATCAGTCTACCCGGAAACAGCTTTTTGCTTTGGGTGGTCTTGAAGAAAGTGGGTTTGAGCAGCTCTGCTGATTGTTTACTCCTCCATCTGACAGTGTCCAACCTCATCTTCACCTTCACATTGGTTCCCTGGACCGTCAATCATATTTGGGGATGGATTTTTGGAAATCTGGCCTGCATGCTGTTCACCTGGTGCATCTTTTTGGGCCTGTACAGCTACATGATGTTCCTCACAGTCATGACGGTCCATCGATACGTGGCGGTGGTGTATCCGGTGTTCGCTTCATCTGTAGGGAATCGTAGCAGAATTTACATGCACATCTCGTCTGCTGTGGCGTGGTTGATCTCTGTGGGCTTCAGTCTGCCTGAAATGATCTTCTCTGGAACTGTGGATGGACCTGATGGCGTATTTTGTGTTCCCAACTATAACTCaatgtttgtggagttgtttggATATTTCACACAGATAATTGTCTTTTTCCTGCTGCCGTTCCTGGTTATTGTGTTCTGCTACACACGGATGGGTTTCGCCATCCTTCAGAGTCGCATGCGAGGCAGAAATCACGCCATATGCATCATCCTAAGCATCGCCGTGGGATTCTTCATCTGCTGGGCACCGTATAacatcttcctcttcctcttctccttGAGGTCTCTAGGTGTTTTTGCGTTGAGTGAAAACGTTTTGGAGATCATCTACTGCATCACTCACGTTCTAGCGTATTCCCACTGCTGTCTGAATCCGCTCGTCCACATCTTCGGAGGGAAGAAGTTCAGGAATTACCTGCCATGGAGCAGAGGTTTCCGTCGGCTCTCGCAGAGGTTCAGCATGCAAACGTTTAGCAACCCCAGCAGCCTCTCGGGCCAGTTTCATCTCTGA